One window of Canis lupus baileyi chromosome 21, mCanLup2.hap1, whole genome shotgun sequence genomic DNA carries:
- the DHCR7 gene encoding 7-dehydrocholesterol reductase, producing MAAKSPPSVPKTKSPGSIANSRDETQGQWGRAWEVDWFSLASVIFLLLFAPFIVYYFIMACDQYSCSLTAPVMDVATGRAHLSDIWAKTPPVTKKAAQLYALWVTFQVLLYMALPDFCHKFLPGYVGGVQEGAVTPAGIINKYEINGLQAWLITHLLWFANSHVLSWFSPTIIFDNWIPLLWCANILGYAVSTFAMIKGYFFPTSAKDCKFTGNFFYNYMMGIEFNPRIGKWFDFKLFFNGRPGIVAWTLINLSFAAKQRELHGQVTNAMVLVNILQAIYVLDFFWNETWYLKTIDICHDHFGWYLGWGDCVWLPYLYTLQGLYLVYHPVQLSTLHATGILLLGLLGYYIFRMANHQKDLFRRTDGRCLIWGRKPKVIECMYTSADGQKHHSKLLVSGFWGVARHLNYTGDLMGSLAYCLACGGGHLLPYFYIIYMTILLTHRCLRDEHRCANKYGSDWKRYTAAVPHRLLPGIF from the exons ATGGCTGCAAAATCTCCACCCAGCGttcccaaaaccaagagtccgggCAGCATCGCCAACAGCAGGGACGAGACTCAAGGGCAGTGGGGTCGTGCCTG GGAGGTGGACTGGTTTTCGCTAGCGAGCGTCATCTTTCTGCTGCTCTTTGCACCTTTCATTGTGTACTACTTCATCATGGCGTGTGACCAGTACAGCTGCTCTCTGACTGCCCCCGTGATGGATGTCGCCACTGGGCGTGCTCATCTCTCAGACATCTGGGCCAAGACACCACCTGTGACAAAGAAAGCAGCCCAGCTGTATGCCTTATGGGTCACGTTCCAG GTGCTTTTGTACATGGCACTTCCTGACTTCTGCCATAAGTTTCTGCCGGGCTACGTGGGAGGTGTTCAAGAGGGTGCCGTGACCCCCGCAG GGATTATCAACAAGTATGAAATCAATGGCCTGCAAGCGTGGCTCATTACACACCTTCTCTGGTTTGCAAACTCTCACGTCCTGTCCTGGTTCTCTCCCACCATCATCTTCGACAACTGGATACCACTGCTGTGGTGCGCCAACATCCTCGGCTATGCGGTTTCCACCTTTGCCATGATCAAGGGTTATTTCTTCCCCACCAGTGCCAAAGACTG cAAATTCACAGGCAATTTCTTTTACAACTACATGATGGGCATTGAGTTTAACCCCCGGATTGGGAAGTGGTTTGACTTCAAGCTGTTCTTCAACGGACGCCCCGGGATCGTTGCCTGGACCCTCATCAACCTGTCCTTTGCGGCCAAGCAGCGGGAGCTCCACGGCCAAGTGACCAACGCCATGGTCCTGGTCAACATCCTGCAG GCCATCTACGTGTTGGACTTTTTCTGGAATGAAACGTGGTACCTGAAGACCATCGACATCTGCCACGACCACTTTGGGTGGTACTTGGGCTGGGGGGATTGTGTCTGGCTGCCGTACCTTTACACACTGCAG GGCCTGTACCTGGTCTACCACCCCGTGCAGCTGTCCACCCTGCATGCCACCGGCATCCTGCTGCTGGGTCTGCTCGGCTACTACATCTTCCGGATGGCCAACCATCAGAAGGATCTGTTCCGCCGCACGGACGGCCGCTGCCTCATCTGGGGCAGGAAGCCCAAGGTCATCGAGTGCATGTACACGTCGGCAGATGGGCAAAAGCATCACAGCAAGCTCCTGGTGTCGGGCTTCTGGGGCGTGGCCCGCCACCTCAACTACACGGGCGACCTGATGGGCAGCCTGGCCTACTGCCTGGCCTGCGGCGGGGGCCACCTGCTGCCGTACTTCTACATCATCTACATGACCATCCTGCTGACCCACCGCTGCCTCCGGGATGAGCACCGCTGCGCCAACAAGTACGGCAGTGACTGGAAGCGCTACACGGCTGCCGTGCCCCACCGCCTGCTGCCCGGGATCTTCTGA